The sequence AAGCGGACGACTCCTGATCGAGATTGAAAACCCTTGGGTGCATGGATCCTCAGAAGGCGGCGTACGGGCGGCCGCGCAACGATTCGTGAACAGGAATCTGGGACGAGAATCTGTCCAGGCTCACGACGCCATTTCATCCGCCTCGGCCGCCCTCTTGCGAGCGCCATGACGTGCGGGTCAGGATCAATGGGTGAAGGATCAAATCGGCGAGCTCACGCATGGCGCAATCTGGCGATTTCTGGCTGACGATCACGCGCGGCTCGATTCGCTTCTCGAGCGCGCCGGATCATGCGCCAGCGCTGACGAGCTGGCAGCATTCGATCAGTTCCGTCGTGCACTGCTGCATCACATCGCAATGGAAGAAAAGGTGCTGCTGCCCGCCGCAGAGCGGGCACACGGAGCGCCCATTCCCGAGGCGCCCAGGCTCCGGCTCGACCACG is a genomic window of Candidatus Binatus sp. containing:
- a CDS encoding hemerythrin domain-containing protein — translated: MKDQIGELTHGAIWRFLADDHARLDSLLERAGSCASADELAAFDQFRRALLHHIAMEEKVLLPAAERAHGAPIPEAPRLRLDHGVLAALMIPSPQPRIVRAIRFVLARHNPLEECPNGAYDSCEWL